The following coding sequences are from one Comamonas koreensis window:
- the dkgB gene encoding 2,5-didehydrogluconate reductase DkgB, with the protein MSIPRFGVGTFRLQGQVVVDSVRNALELGYRAVDTAQIYGNEAEVGQAMADSGVAREELFVTTKIWTDNYSQAKLVPSLKHSLKKLRSDYVDLTLIHWPAPGNGVELQEFMTALAEAKAQGLTRQIGISNFNIELTRQAIAAVGAGEIATNQIELSPYLQSHQLTAFLQEQGIAVTSYMTLAYGKVLKDPVLAEIASKHQATVAQVALAWALQLGYAVIPSSTKRENLASNLLAQQLVLDAEDMARIAQLERNGREVNPEGLAPIWD; encoded by the coding sequence ATGTCTATTCCTCGATTTGGCGTTGGTACTTTCCGTCTGCAAGGGCAGGTGGTCGTCGATTCCGTGCGCAATGCACTGGAGCTGGGCTACCGGGCGGTCGATACCGCGCAGATCTATGGCAACGAAGCCGAAGTGGGCCAGGCTATGGCCGACAGCGGCGTGGCGCGCGAAGAGCTGTTTGTCACCACCAAGATCTGGACCGACAACTACAGCCAGGCCAAGCTGGTTCCCAGCCTCAAGCACAGCCTCAAAAAGCTGCGCAGCGACTATGTGGACCTGACCCTGATCCACTGGCCCGCCCCCGGCAATGGCGTGGAATTGCAAGAGTTCATGACGGCACTGGCAGAAGCCAAGGCCCAGGGCCTCACGCGCCAGATCGGTATTTCCAACTTCAATATCGAGCTGACCCGCCAGGCTATCGCTGCTGTCGGAGCAGGGGAGATCGCCACCAACCAGATCGAGCTCAGCCCCTACCTGCAAAGCCACCAATTGACGGCCTTTCTCCAGGAGCAGGGAATTGCTGTGACCTCGTACATGACCCTGGCCTACGGCAAGGTGCTGAAGGACCCGGTACTGGCCGAGATCGCCAGCAAGCACCAGGCCACCGTCGCCCAGGTCGCCCTGGCATGGGCGCTGCAGCTGGGTTACGCCGTCATCCCGTCTTCCACCAAGCGCGAGAACCTGGCCAGCAACCTGCTGGCCCAGCAGCTGGTGCTCGATGCCGAGGACATGGCCCGCATTGCGCAGCTGGAGCGCAATGGCCGCGAAGTCAATCCTGAGGGGCTGGCTCCGATCTGGGATTGA
- a CDS encoding LysR family transcriptional regulator, producing MAALNLRQIEVFRAVMSTGSIAGASQILFVSQPAVSRLLAYTEQRIGFVLFERIKGRLFATPEARRLIGEVEQVYQSVQRVNDLAGDLARHRTGILNLVSGPSIGQSFIPQAVASFRQQFPDCKMTFACHGHEQIRERLLNHQADLGVISSAIEHPNLDITPLCTNRLVCIMPANHALCEKEEVSPEDLMQWPMVGYGHDTPMGRRVTAYCQDMELEPNEVVEVGSPQNAGSMVEMGVGIALVDEFSVRSWHASRPVMVRPLRNAPVLQTNLVHHKFEPMSQLAQRFIAELRQLVEQYGFVLARERDMEPAVTP from the coding sequence ATGGCCGCACTGAACTTGCGCCAGATTGAGGTATTCCGCGCCGTGATGAGCACCGGCAGCATTGCGGGCGCTTCGCAAATCCTGTTTGTCTCCCAGCCGGCCGTCAGCCGTCTGCTGGCCTACACCGAGCAGCGCATTGGTTTTGTTTTGTTTGAGCGCATCAAAGGGCGCTTGTTTGCCACGCCGGAGGCGCGCCGCCTGATTGGCGAGGTCGAGCAGGTCTACCAGTCGGTGCAGCGCGTCAACGACCTGGCAGGCGACCTGGCCAGGCACCGCACCGGCATTCTGAACCTGGTCTCGGGCCCCTCGATTGGACAAAGCTTTATTCCGCAGGCTGTCGCCAGTTTTCGCCAGCAGTTTCCCGATTGCAAGATGACTTTTGCCTGCCACGGCCACGAGCAGATTCGCGAGCGCTTGCTGAACCACCAGGCCGATCTTGGCGTGATCAGCTCAGCGATTGAGCACCCGAATCTCGACATCACGCCGCTGTGCACCAACCGCCTGGTGTGCATCATGCCGGCCAACCACGCACTGTGCGAGAAAGAAGAAGTCTCCCCCGAGGACTTGATGCAATGGCCCATGGTTGGCTACGGACACGACACGCCGATGGGTCGGCGCGTGACGGCGTACTGCCAGGATATGGAGCTGGAGCCCAACGAAGTGGTGGAGGTGGGCTCGCCGCAAAATGCGGGATCGATGGTCGAGATGGGTGTGGGCATTGCGCTGGTCGATGAATTCTCGGTGCGCAGCTGGCATGCCTCGCGACCCGTCATGGTGCGCCCCTTGAGGAATGCACCGGTATTGCAAACCAATTTGGTGCATCACAAATTCGAGCCCATGTCCCAGCTGGCGCAGCGCTTTATCGCCGAGTTGCGCCAGTTGGTTGAGCAATACGGCTTTGTGCTTGCGCGAGAGAGGGATATGGAACCGGCGGTGACCCCATAG
- a CDS encoding aspartate/glutamate racemase family protein: MSSAIYVVNPNSSLRVTQGIDLALSPLRMPGGPRFVSDWLPSGPPGVQSQQDVDGVAMLLVQHCLALPDDCAAVVIACFSDPGLYAVREAMQPRGVPVLGISECAMLTALSMGQRVGVIAILETSIARHMRNYGAMGISSRIAGEAAIGLGVTELADQERTLSRMVEVGQRLVREQGANVLVMGCAGMASYRDALAEATGVPVVEPTQAAAAMALGRARLGW, translated from the coding sequence ATGTCATCGGCCATTTACGTCGTCAACCCCAACAGCAGCTTAAGGGTCACCCAAGGAATTGATCTCGCGCTCTCGCCGCTGCGCATGCCTGGAGGGCCGCGCTTCGTCAGTGACTGGCTGCCAAGCGGCCCGCCCGGTGTGCAAAGCCAACAGGATGTCGATGGCGTGGCCATGCTCCTGGTGCAGCATTGCCTGGCCTTGCCGGATGACTGCGCAGCAGTGGTGATTGCCTGCTTTAGCGACCCCGGCCTGTACGCCGTGCGCGAGGCCATGCAGCCGCGTGGCGTGCCGGTGCTGGGCATCAGCGAGTGCGCGATGCTGACGGCCCTGTCGATGGGCCAGCGGGTGGGCGTGATTGCGATTTTGGAAACCTCGATAGCCCGCCATATGCGCAACTACGGTGCGATGGGCATCAGCAGCCGCATTGCTGGCGAAGCTGCAATCGGCCTGGGCGTGACTGAATTGGCCGACCAGGAACGCACGCTCTCGCGCATGGTGGAGGTGGGGCAGCGCCTGGTGCGCGAGCAGGGCGCGAACGTGCTGGTGATGGGCTGTGCAGGCATGGCCTCTTACCGCGATGCACTGGCTGAAGCCACTGGCGTGCCGGTGGTCGAACCCACCCAAGCAGCTGCTGCGATGGCCTTGGGCCGTGCGCGGCTGGGCTGGTAG
- a CDS encoding N-carbamoyl-D-amino-acid hydrolase, with product MKRLITVAAAQLGPIQKAEGRDSVVARMVRLVERAYQRGANVVVFPELAFTTFFPRWYVEDLDQADNWYEETLPSPATQPLFDAIKRYGITCYLGYAEIAHEADETGVLRKRRFNTSVVIAPSGEVILKYRKIHLPGHKEFSTIRKVQHLEKRYFEVGNLGFPVTRAPVGEVEGVNMGMLICNDRRWPESWRELGLQQVELVMLGYNTPAVNQENRGFEAHHLRNFHSQLSIQAGCYQNATFGVGVAKAGNEDGFELMGHSIIVNPQGEIMAMATSWDDELVVADCNLAMCELGRTTIFNFAQHRRLEAYQRLTNQTGSTAPAVWLPQGAVVAQEQN from the coding sequence ATGAAGCGTCTTATTACCGTGGCTGCCGCCCAGCTGGGCCCTATTCAAAAAGCCGAAGGCCGTGACTCGGTCGTCGCACGCATGGTGCGCCTCGTAGAGCGCGCCTACCAGCGCGGCGCCAATGTGGTGGTGTTCCCTGAGCTGGCTTTCACGACCTTCTTCCCACGCTGGTATGTCGAGGACCTCGACCAGGCCGACAACTGGTATGAAGAAACCCTGCCATCGCCCGCCACCCAGCCGCTGTTCGATGCAATCAAGCGCTACGGTATCACCTGCTACCTGGGCTACGCCGAGATCGCCCACGAAGCCGATGAAACCGGCGTGCTGCGCAAGCGCCGCTTCAACACCTCTGTGGTGATTGCACCGTCGGGTGAGGTCATTTTGAAGTACCGCAAAATCCACCTGCCCGGTCACAAGGAGTTCTCCACCATCCGCAAGGTGCAGCACCTGGAGAAGCGCTATTTTGAAGTGGGCAACCTGGGCTTTCCGGTCACCCGCGCGCCTGTAGGTGAAGTCGAAGGCGTCAACATGGGCATGCTGATCTGCAACGACCGCCGCTGGCCAGAATCCTGGCGTGAGCTGGGTCTGCAGCAGGTGGAACTGGTCATGCTGGGCTACAACACCCCGGCCGTGAACCAGGAAAACCGTGGCTTTGAAGCCCACCACCTGCGCAACTTCCACTCGCAATTATCGATCCAGGCCGGTTGCTACCAAAACGCCACGTTTGGCGTGGGCGTGGCCAAGGCGGGCAATGAAGACGGCTTTGAGCTGATGGGCCACTCGATCATCGTCAACCCGCAAGGCGAGATCATGGCGATGGCTACCAGCTGGGACGACGAGCTGGTCGTGGCCGACTGCAACCTCGCGATGTGCGAGTTGGGCCGCACGACCATCTTCAACTTTGCGCAGCACCGCCGCCTCGAAGCCTACCAGCGGCTCACCAACCAAACTGGCAGCACAGCGCCTGCGGTTTGGCTGCCCCAAGGCGCTGTCGTCGCCCAGGAGCAGAACTAA
- a CDS encoding threonine ammonia-lyase, translated as MNAPSLAELPSSIQHELFGVMRVPTFADVELAAERIAPYIRRTPLLFSRSLSERTGARIWLKPECLQITGSFKLRGAFNAILSLSQAQRQNGVIAYSTGNHGQAIAWAAATLGVQATIVMPADAPKNKVKKALEQGAKVVHYDRMTQSREEIGMQLLAETDATLIPPGDFPEVLAAQGTVALEALQDLPADDLAQLGLFAAPCGGGGMMAGCNLSLAALSPQTRCVAVEPAAFDDTVRSLASGTRQSNPQSADSICDALQAVTPAELPYAINGLRLSQAVSVSDAEVLAAMRFAIEDLRLVVEPGGAVALAALLAGKLPLEGRSAVVVLSGANVDLPLLSQALA; from the coding sequence ATGAATGCGCCCAGCCTGGCCGAGCTGCCCAGCAGCATCCAGCATGAGCTGTTTGGCGTAATGCGCGTGCCCACGTTTGCCGATGTTGAGTTGGCCGCCGAGCGCATTGCGCCCTATATACGCCGCACGCCACTGCTGTTTTCGCGCAGCCTGAGCGAACGCACGGGTGCACGCATCTGGCTCAAGCCCGAATGCCTGCAAATCACCGGCTCCTTCAAGCTGCGCGGTGCCTTCAATGCGATCTTGTCGCTCAGCCAAGCGCAGCGCCAGAACGGCGTGATCGCGTACTCCACGGGCAACCACGGCCAGGCGATTGCCTGGGCCGCTGCCACGCTGGGCGTGCAGGCGACGATTGTGATGCCCGCTGATGCGCCCAAGAACAAGGTCAAAAAGGCGCTGGAGCAGGGCGCCAAAGTGGTGCACTACGACCGCATGACGCAAAGCCGTGAGGAGATCGGCATGCAGTTGCTGGCCGAGACCGACGCAACCCTGATCCCACCGGGCGACTTTCCCGAAGTGCTGGCCGCCCAAGGCACGGTCGCGCTCGAAGCCTTGCAGGACTTGCCTGCCGATGACCTGGCGCAACTCGGTCTGTTTGCCGCCCCCTGTGGCGGTGGCGGCATGATGGCGGGCTGCAATCTGAGCCTGGCCGCCTTGAGCCCGCAGACCCGCTGCGTCGCCGTGGAACCGGCTGCGTTTGATGACACCGTGCGCTCACTGGCCAGTGGCACGCGCCAGAGCAATCCCCAATCGGCCGATTCGATTTGCGATGCCTTGCAGGCCGTCACACCGGCCGAGCTGCCTTATGCGATCAATGGCCTGCGCCTGAGCCAGGCCGTCAGCGTCAGCGACGCCGAGGTACTGGCTGCCATGCGTTTTGCCATCGAAGACCTGCGCTTGGTGGTCGAGCCCGGCGGCGCAGTGGCTTTGGCAGCCTTGCTCGCAGGCAAGTTGCCGCTAGAGGGCCGAAGTGCAGTGGTTGTGCTGTCAGGGGCCAATGTCGACTTGCCTTTGCTCAGCCAGGCCCTGGCTTGA
- a CDS encoding VOC family protein yields the protein MNLPSAFHFAFNIRDLDQARAFYGGVLGCIEGRSTDTWVDFDFFGHQISLHLGEPFATANTGKVGQHMVPMPHFGIILLYPDWRAMADRLQAAGVEFVLAPQVRFEGEPGEQWTMFFRDPFGNPIEVKGFRSEAQIYAH from the coding sequence ATGAATTTACCTTCCGCTTTCCACTTTGCCTTCAATATCCGCGATCTGGACCAGGCCCGCGCCTTTTACGGCGGCGTGCTCGGCTGCATCGAAGGCCGCAGCACCGACACCTGGGTCGATTTTGATTTCTTCGGCCACCAAATCTCCCTGCACCTGGGCGAGCCCTTTGCCACGGCCAACACCGGCAAGGTCGGCCAGCACATGGTGCCGATGCCGCACTTCGGCATCATCTTGCTCTACCCCGACTGGCGCGCGATGGCCGACCGCCTGCAAGCCGCCGGCGTGGAGTTTGTGCTCGCGCCCCAAGTGCGCTTTGAGGGCGAGCCCGGTGAGCAATGGACGATGTTCTTTCGTGATCCCTTTGGCAATCCAATCGAGGTCAAAGGCTTCCGCTCAGAAGCGCAAATCTACGCGCACTAA
- the hydA gene encoding dihydropyrimidinase has protein sequence MFDLTIRNGRISTSQNTFVADIGIQGGAIAAIGENLPAGRRDIDAQGLWVMPGGIDSHAHIEQASSAGVMCADDFYSATVSAAFGGTTCVIPFAAQHKGQQVPEVVAAYAKLAAEKAVIDYGFHLILSEITPQMLEQDLPRAIAEGITSLKVYMTYDKLKIDDFQMLDVLEVAGREGAMVMVHAENHDVIRWIARRLLDKGLTAPKFHGVAHDAIAEIEASSRAIHLANLLDVPILLVHISGPEAIEVIRSARQLGSKVHAETCPQYLFLTAEDMDQEGLEGAKFCCSPPVRDKAAQDKVWQGLLDGTLGIYSSDHAPYKFDESGKLPKGDATTFKEMANGVPGLELRLPLLFSEGLLTGRLTPEEFVRLTATNHAYMYGLQKRKGDIAVGLDADIAIWDPQAQRSVRWSDLHDQVGYTPYEGRVVNGWPITVISRGEVVVEDAQLQAERGRGQFLPCECPEPILQAAQQPKPSDASQWLGLKGKAWQQY, from the coding sequence ATGTTTGATTTGACCATCCGCAACGGCCGTATCAGCACCTCCCAAAACACCTTTGTGGCCGATATCGGCATTCAGGGCGGCGCCATTGCTGCCATTGGCGAGAACCTGCCAGCAGGGCGGCGTGACATTGACGCACAAGGCCTGTGGGTCATGCCAGGCGGCATCGACAGCCACGCCCATATTGAACAAGCGTCCAGCGCGGGCGTGATGTGCGCCGATGATTTCTACAGCGCCACGGTCTCGGCCGCGTTTGGTGGCACGACCTGCGTGATCCCGTTTGCTGCGCAGCACAAAGGCCAGCAAGTGCCCGAGGTGGTCGCTGCCTACGCCAAGCTGGCGGCCGAGAAAGCGGTGATCGACTACGGCTTTCACCTGATCCTGTCCGAGATCACCCCGCAAATGCTGGAGCAGGATTTGCCACGCGCGATTGCAGAGGGCATCACCTCGCTGAAGGTCTACATGACCTACGACAAGCTCAAGATCGACGACTTCCAGATGCTGGATGTGCTGGAAGTCGCAGGCCGCGAAGGCGCGATGGTCATGGTGCATGCCGAGAACCACGACGTGATCCGCTGGATCGCCCGCCGTCTGCTGGACAAGGGCCTCACGGCACCCAAATTTCACGGCGTGGCCCACGATGCGATTGCAGAAATCGAAGCGAGCTCGCGCGCCATCCACCTGGCCAATCTGCTCGATGTGCCGATTTTGCTGGTGCATATCTCAGGCCCCGAGGCGATTGAAGTGATTCGCAGTGCCCGGCAACTGGGCAGCAAAGTGCATGCCGAGACCTGCCCGCAATACCTGTTCCTGACCGCAGAAGACATGGACCAGGAGGGCCTGGAAGGCGCAAAATTCTGCTGCAGTCCACCCGTGCGCGACAAGGCCGCGCAAGACAAGGTCTGGCAAGGCCTGCTGGATGGCACCCTGGGCATCTACAGTTCTGACCACGCGCCCTACAAGTTCGATGAAAGCGGCAAGCTGCCCAAGGGCGATGCCACCACCTTCAAGGAAATGGCCAATGGCGTGCCCGGCCTGGAGCTGCGCTTGCCGCTGCTGTTCTCCGAGGGCCTGCTGACTGGCCGCCTCACGCCCGAAGAATTTGTGCGTCTCACTGCCACCAACCATGCATACATGTATGGCCTGCAAAAACGCAAGGGCGATATTGCCGTCGGCCTGGATGCCGACATTGCGATTTGGGACCCCCAAGCCCAGCGCAGCGTGCGCTGGAGCGACCTGCACGACCAGGTCGGCTACACGCCTTACGAGGGCCGTGTGGTCAATGGCTGGCCCATCACCGTGATCAGCCGTGGCGAGGTCGTGGTCGAGGACGCCCAGCTGCAGGCCGAGCGTGGCCGTGGCCAATTCTTGCCTTGCGAATGCCCCGAGCCGATTTTGCAAGCAGCCCAGCAGCCCAAGCCCTCTGATGCCTCGCAATGGCTGGGGCTCAAAGGCAAGGCCTGGCAGCAGTATTGA
- a CDS encoding transporter substrate-binding domain-containing protein, with the protein MNNLAHTLTRVSWLTLTLALALTSAAHAQTAAPLKTALDPTFAPQAMVKIGGGLQGFNVDMGEEIAKRLGRKLSIDATEFSGLVPGLNSGKYEFLLAPVTVTPERAKAMLFTEGYTETNYTFMGRKNAAALESLEALKGKVVAVNKGSNYDAWAKENADKYGFKYFVYGSNADAIQAVLTKRADYNLTGSTVAGWAVKQSPALQAGYTIKTGLVWAIPFRLDDKAGRDQVSNVLKCMKADGTIAKLAEKWYGYSPETNSVERTVSPGHGVPGTENYDATPVKPKCS; encoded by the coding sequence ATGAACAACCTTGCCCATACCCTCACTCGCGTCTCCTGGCTGACACTGACACTGGCACTGGCTTTGACCAGCGCCGCCCACGCACAAACTGCTGCGCCTTTGAAAACCGCCTTGGATCCCACCTTTGCCCCGCAGGCCATGGTCAAGATCGGCGGCGGCCTGCAAGGCTTTAACGTCGACATGGGCGAAGAAATCGCAAAGCGCCTGGGCCGCAAGCTCAGCATTGATGCAACCGAATTCTCGGGCCTGGTGCCGGGTCTTAACAGCGGCAAATACGAGTTTCTGCTCGCGCCTGTGACGGTCACGCCTGAGCGCGCCAAAGCCATGCTGTTTACCGAGGGCTACACCGAGACGAACTACACCTTCATGGGCCGAAAAAACGCAGCCGCGCTGGAGTCGCTGGAGGCGCTGAAAGGCAAGGTTGTTGCGGTCAACAAGGGCTCGAACTACGACGCCTGGGCCAAAGAGAACGCCGACAAGTACGGCTTCAAGTACTTCGTCTACGGCTCCAACGCCGATGCGATTCAGGCCGTCTTGACCAAGCGTGCCGACTACAACCTGACCGGCAGCACGGTGGCGGGCTGGGCCGTCAAACAATCGCCTGCGCTGCAGGCGGGCTACACCATCAAGACCGGGCTGGTCTGGGCGATTCCCTTCCGCCTCGACGACAAGGCCGGCCGTGACCAGGTCAGCAACGTGCTCAAGTGCATGAAGGCCGATGGCACGATCGCCAAGCTCGCAGAAAAATGGTATGGCTACTCGCCCGAGACCAACAGCGTGGAGCGCACCGTCAGCCCAGGCCACGGCGTGCCAGGCACCGAGAACTACGACGCCACCCCCGTTAAGCCGAAGTGCTCGTAA
- a CDS encoding amino acid ABC transporter ATP-binding protein yields MSAPILELVELRKSYGSLDVLRGVNLRVYPAELVCVIGPSGSGKSTMLRCCNRLEEPSDGQVVINGQDIMRSDVDVNQVRQNVGMVFQHFNLYPHLNVLGNITLALRQVQKKSKAEAETIAQEALAKVGLAHKASAFPSQLSGGQQQRVGIARGIALKPQVMLFDEPTSALDPELVDEVLQVMRALRDEGMTMLVVTHEMAFAHAAADRVIFMDGGVVAEAGTPAEIFENPQQERTRSFVGRYMHGTNGVKGAALQAFIGAGGSL; encoded by the coding sequence ATGAGTGCCCCCATTCTTGAACTTGTTGAACTGCGCAAATCCTACGGCTCGCTGGACGTCTTGCGTGGTGTGAACTTGCGTGTGTACCCGGCAGAGCTGGTGTGCGTCATCGGACCTTCTGGCTCTGGCAAAAGCACGATGCTGCGCTGCTGCAACCGGCTGGAAGAGCCCAGCGACGGCCAGGTGGTCATCAACGGCCAGGACATCATGCGGTCCGATGTCGATGTCAACCAGGTGCGCCAAAACGTCGGCATGGTGTTCCAGCACTTCAACCTGTATCCCCACCTGAACGTGCTGGGAAACATCACCCTGGCACTGCGCCAGGTGCAGAAAAAAAGCAAAGCCGAGGCCGAGACCATTGCCCAGGAGGCGCTGGCCAAAGTGGGTCTGGCCCACAAGGCGAGCGCGTTTCCCAGCCAGCTATCGGGCGGGCAGCAGCAGCGCGTGGGCATTGCGCGCGGCATTGCGCTCAAGCCCCAGGTGATGCTGTTTGACGAGCCCACCAGCGCGCTGGATCCGGAGCTGGTTGACGAGGTGCTGCAGGTGATGCGCGCGCTGCGCGATGAAGGCATGACCATGCTGGTCGTGACCCATGAAATGGCGTTTGCCCACGCAGCGGCTGACCGCGTGATCTTCATGGATGGCGGCGTGGTCGCCGAAGCGGGTACCCCGGCTGAGATTTTTGAGAACCCCCAGCAAGAGCGCACCCGCAGCTTTGTGGGCCGCTACATGCATGGCACGAATGGAGTCAAAGGCGCTGCATTGCAGGCATTCATTGGCGCAGGTGGCAGCCTATGA
- a CDS encoding amino acid ABC transporter permease: protein MSESSGGFLFTFFNLAIAQEYWADIARGMLVTIGVGIAVVITGLALGLAMAIGRALQLRWLTAATVIFSDVMRSLPPLVVLILLYFGLPTLGLELSAFAATWVSLSMVLAAYAQESIWSAMASLAKGQTEAARSTGLSWWQAMRWVVLPQALRRAVPPLTNRVISTTKNTALGSIVALGEILSNAQAASAVAGNPTPLTIGAFLYLLVFLPIVIFSRWLEHKTKTTA, encoded by the coding sequence ATGAGCGAGTCCAGCGGCGGTTTTTTATTTACCTTTTTCAACCTTGCCATCGCGCAGGAATACTGGGCCGACATCGCGCGTGGCATGCTGGTCACCATCGGGGTCGGCATAGCGGTCGTCATCACCGGTCTGGCGCTGGGTCTGGCCATGGCAATTGGCCGCGCATTGCAGCTGCGCTGGCTGACGGCAGCCACTGTGATCTTCTCGGACGTGATGCGCTCGCTGCCACCGCTGGTGGTGCTCATCCTGCTGTATTTTGGCCTGCCGACCCTGGGGCTGGAGTTATCGGCCTTTGCCGCGACCTGGGTGAGCCTGTCGATGGTGCTGGCCGCTTATGCGCAAGAAAGCATCTGGTCGGCGATGGCCTCGCTGGCCAAAGGCCAGACCGAGGCGGCGCGCTCCACCGGCCTGTCGTGGTGGCAGGCGATGCGCTGGGTGGTCTTGCCCCAGGCGCTGCGCCGCGCGGTACCGCCGCTGACCAACCGTGTGATCTCGACGACCAAGAACACCGCACTGGGCTCGATCGTTGCCCTGGGGGAAATTCTGAGCAATGCGCAGGCCGCATCGGCGGTGGCGGGCAACCCCACGCCGCTGACGATTGGGGCATTTCTCTACCTGTTGGTGTTCTTGCCGATCGTGATTTTCTCGCGGTGGCTGGAGCACAAAACCAAAACCACCGCGTAA
- a CDS encoding amino acid ABC transporter permease has translation MEIFLQNFFNLEVFQQALPYLLQGFWTTIWLSVLVIPLGAAAGLLLALGQTQSSRRSLRWSIIAYIDFFRAFPPLVLLIFLYFGLPFVIGDVPKLIAVMLAFTLNNSSYFAEVFRAGIEAIPKGQMEAARSTGLSRLQALRWVILPQATRHVQADLLGNCIEVVKLTAIASVVGIPELLRNARDVQSLVYNPSPVVLAALLYLALLWPLTRWLARLEHRKLAMFSH, from the coding sequence ATGGAAATTTTCTTACAAAACTTCTTCAACCTCGAGGTCTTCCAGCAAGCGCTGCCGTATTTGCTGCAAGGTTTTTGGACCACGATCTGGCTCTCGGTGCTGGTGATTCCGCTGGGTGCAGCTGCAGGCTTGCTGCTGGCCCTGGGCCAGACGCAATCGAGCCGCCGCAGCCTGCGCTGGAGCATCATTGCCTATATTGATTTCTTTCGCGCCTTTCCGCCGCTGGTCTTGCTGATTTTTCTCTACTTTGGCCTGCCTTTTGTCATCGGCGATGTGCCCAAGCTGATTGCCGTGATGCTGGCCTTTACGCTGAACAACTCCAGCTACTTTGCCGAGGTGTTTCGCGCCGGCATCGAGGCCATTCCCAAAGGTCAGATGGAAGCGGCCCGCTCCACCGGTCTGAGCCGTTTGCAAGCACTGCGCTGGGTGATCTTGCCGCAGGCCACGCGCCATGTGCAGGCCGACTTGCTGGGCAACTGTATTGAGGTGGTCAAGCTCACCGCGATTGCCAGCGTGGTCGGGATTCCGGAATTGCTGCGCAACGCCCGCGATGTGCAGTCGCTGGTCTACAACCCCTCGCCCGTGGTGCTGGCCGCACTGCTCTACCTGGCCTTATTGTGGCCGCTGACGCGCTGGCTGGCGCGCCTGGAGCACCGCAAGCTCGCCATGTTCAGCCACTGA
- a CDS encoding 2-hydroxyacid dehydrogenase — MTLHATPIPLPILGPWLAQDLSASLPDSFLPLVLHSAPDFMAQLAPYVPRIRALVCTSGGQAIDATLMEQLPQLELILNLGAGTECVDLAAAQARGIQVLTGAGVNAVDVAELAIGMMISMARRIHFADREVRALQWGADRKPVRRLAGQRVGIAGMGAIGQAIAKRLLAFDMPISYFSRRPVEALPYTHHADLQSLATAVDFLFLALPGGSATLHLVNADILSALGPQGYVINVGRGSVVDEQALAQALAAGQIAGASLDVFEHEPQVPDSLVQSPNTLLQPHRGGFTVEAHEEIIALTLQRLAGLYAKSSSLIR; from the coding sequence ATGACCCTGCACGCTACACCCATCCCATTGCCCATTCTCGGCCCCTGGCTGGCCCAGGACCTCAGTGCCAGCTTGCCTGACAGCTTCCTGCCTTTGGTCTTGCACAGTGCACCGGACTTTATGGCCCAGCTCGCACCGTACGTGCCGCGCATTCGCGCCCTGGTGTGTACCAGCGGCGGCCAGGCAATTGATGCGACCTTGATGGAGCAACTGCCCCAGCTCGAACTCATTTTGAACCTGGGTGCGGGCACGGAGTGCGTGGATTTGGCCGCCGCACAGGCACGTGGCATTCAGGTGCTGACAGGCGCAGGCGTCAATGCGGTGGACGTGGCTGAGCTTGCGATTGGCATGATGATTTCGATGGCCCGGCGCATCCATTTTGCCGACCGCGAAGTGCGCGCGCTGCAATGGGGCGCTGACCGAAAGCCGGTGCGCCGCCTGGCTGGCCAGCGCGTGGGCATTGCCGGCATGGGCGCGATTGGCCAGGCGATTGCCAAGCGCTTGCTCGCCTTCGACATGCCGATCAGCTATTTCTCACGCCGCCCAGTAGAAGCGCTGCCTTATACCCACCATGCCGATCTGCAAAGCCTGGCCACTGCGGTGGATTTTCTGTTTTTAGCCTTGCCCGGAGGCAGCGCGACACTGCATCTGGTCAATGCCGACATCCTGAGCGCCTTGGGCCCTCAGGGTTATGTGATCAATGTGGGCCGTGGCAGCGTGGTCGATGAACAAGCGCTGGCCCAAGCGCTGGCCGCAGGCCAGATTGCCGGGGCATCCCTCGACGTGTTTGAGCACGAACCGCAGGTGCCCGATAGCCTGGTTCAAAGCCCCAACACCTTGCTGCAGCCGCACCGTGGCGGCTTTACGGTCGAAGCCCACGAGGAAATCATTGCACTGACTTTGCAGCGTTTAGCCGGTTTGTACGCTAAGAGCTCCTCTCTAATCCGCTAA